Sequence from the Penicillium oxalicum strain HP7-1 chromosome IV, whole genome shotgun sequence genome:
GTCAAACGCGAGATTATGAACATTCTCTCTGACGGGGTCAGCGATCCCAGCGAGATCGACCTCTTATGGGAACACATGTTCAAAAACGGACCTCTACCCTGCCAACTCATGGACCAGGTCGGTCTCGACACTGTAGCTTACATCGAAGACAACTACATCCAGGAACGAGGACTCGACTCAACAAAGACCGTGAACTGGCTTCGAGAAAACTACGTGCGACACGGCCGTCTGGGGAAAAAAGTACCAAAGGCGGCCTATACCCTCCCATTATCAAATCCTCTACCGCCGAAGCCCAGCCTGCAAATCCCCATACCGCCGCAAAGGATATCTATTTGCTCGATGTCGGACTGGGCGGTAACGCCCGAGACGTCACCCAGGCGCATGCAAACGGACAGATCTTACAATTTAATCTGGCGACGCAGAAATTAACGCCTATCGTCATGCGTCAGAACCTACCGGATGGGATTGATGTCTCTCTCGAGACGCAACGCATCTTCTGGACGAATATGGGTCGCAGTACGGCGGCCTGCGACGGGTCTGTCTGGACGGCCGATATGGACGGGAGTCAAATCCGCTGTCTGATTCCCAAGGGTCAAGTACACACACCGAAACAGATCTCCGTGCTAGATTCTCGAAAGCAAGTGTATTTCTGTGATCGGGAAGGAACGAGTATCCATCGAGTCGCCTTTGATGGAACTCAGCACGAGATTCTCATGCAGAGACGTACGACGCTCGATATACAGCTCAGTGAGAAGATGCGTTCCTGGTGCGTGGGTATCGCGCTCGATGACGAGCATGGCGTGATGTATTGGACGCAAAAAGGACCGAGTAAAGGGGGTCGAGGTCAGATTTATCGTGCGGGATTGGACATTTCGCCAGGGGAGGCGGCGGATGATCGGTCCGATATTGAGTGTTTGTTTGATGGGTTACCCGAACCGATTGACATTGAGATCGATAGCGGGACACAAACGATTTATTGGACGGATCGGGGCGAGCATCCGATGGG
This genomic interval carries:
- a CDS encoding 3-hydroxyacyl-CoA dehydrogenase-like protein LAM1; amino-acid sequence: MVVRPRTDRPVTVIGSGVLGRRIGCVFAAAGYNVCIQDPSPAALQGTVEYINTHRQEYSLMPRISKRRGSARDSSNTKQPDHDDYDAGMSADDAFSTVDFEAYSQGPFGSYKTFTTLEPAVKDAWLVIEAIPEKLELKVDTFRELDLKCAGDCIIGSNSSSFKSSLLALKVSRERRKRFLNMHFTMPPMIRTVEMMTCGDTEPQVFSYLEDVIGECGLLPVTARRESTGFVFNRLWAAVKREIMNILSDGVSDPSEIDLLWEHMFKNGPLPCQLMDQVGLDTVAYIEDNYIQERGLDSTKTVNWLRENYVRHGRLGKKPANPHTAAKDIYLLDVGLGGNARDVTQAHANGQILQFNLATQKLTPIVMRQNLPDGIDVSLETQRIFWTNMGRSTAACDGSVWTADMDGSQIRCLIPKGQVHTPKQISVLDSRKQVYFCDREGTSIHRVAFDGTQHEILMQRRTTLDIQLSEKMRSWCVGIALDDEHGVMYWTQKGPSKGGRGQIYRAGLDISPGEAADDRSDIECLFDGLPEPIDIEIDSGTQTIYWTDRGEHPMGCALYRAYVGGEKVDMHKVILARHFHEPIGLKLDRASNTVYVTDLGGSVYSVDLSDGIKVEVIRNDGCYTGITLV